A portion of the Oxynema aestuarii AP17 genome contains these proteins:
- a CDS encoding GTP-binding protein, translating to MNPPGSHPARPDTDGDRADLDRQLDEAIFTFADIQEDLNYKQAKDSLRHLLATLDLTPEERAGLEGEIESLGTMLDKLEESIVQIAAFGMVGRGKSSLLNALLGQNLFETGPLHGVTQSAQGANWRIDRAPLAGGDGEIAQVTLTATSGNALVELIDTPGIDEVDGDTREALAREVAASADLILFAIAGDLTKVEYDALSQLREAGKPILLVFNKIDQYPEADALAIYEKIRDERVKELLSPEEIVMAAAAPLTAEAIRRPDGTRTVQMKRGAPQVDALKLKILEILDREGKSLVALNTLLYAGTVNEQIVERKMQIRDRSANRIIWNAVMTKALAIALNPLTVVDVLSGAAIDVATILTLSRLYGIPMTQTGAVDLLQKIAIGMGGIGASELLATLGLSSLKGLLGAATVGTGGAALVPYLSVALTQGSVAGFSSYGIGQVTKAYLANGASWGNDGPKAVVSRIIASLDETSIMGRIKEELREKLSARRG from the coding sequence ATGAATCCGCCAGGTTCCCATCCTGCACGACCCGACACCGACGGCGATCGCGCCGATCTCGATCGCCAACTCGACGAAGCGATCTTCACCTTTGCCGACATCCAAGAAGATCTCAACTACAAACAAGCGAAAGACTCCCTGCGCCACCTGTTGGCGACCCTCGACCTCACCCCGGAAGAACGAGCCGGATTAGAAGGCGAAATCGAGAGTTTGGGGACGATGCTCGATAAATTAGAAGAGAGTATCGTTCAAATTGCCGCGTTCGGCATGGTGGGACGGGGAAAATCTTCGCTTTTGAACGCCTTACTCGGTCAGAACCTATTCGAGACCGGACCGTTACACGGGGTCACCCAAAGCGCCCAAGGGGCGAACTGGCGGATCGATCGCGCCCCCTTGGCGGGAGGCGACGGCGAAATTGCCCAAGTGACCCTCACCGCCACCAGTGGCAACGCCCTCGTCGAACTGATCGACACCCCCGGAATCGACGAAGTAGACGGGGACACCCGAGAAGCCCTTGCCCGGGAAGTGGCCGCCAGTGCGGATTTAATCTTATTCGCGATCGCCGGAGATTTAACCAAAGTCGAATACGACGCCCTCTCCCAACTGCGCGAAGCGGGCAAACCGATCTTGCTCGTTTTTAACAAAATCGACCAATATCCCGAAGCCGACGCCCTCGCCATTTACGAGAAAATCCGCGACGAACGGGTGAAAGAGTTGCTGTCCCCGGAAGAAATCGTCATGGCGGCTGCCGCCCCCTTAACGGCTGAAGCCATCCGCCGTCCTGACGGGACTCGGACGGTGCAGATGAAGCGGGGTGCGCCGCAAGTAGACGCCTTAAAGCTCAAAATTCTCGAAATTCTCGATCGCGAGGGCAAGTCGCTGGTCGCCCTCAATACGTTACTGTACGCCGGGACGGTCAACGAGCAGATCGTCGAGCGCAAAATGCAAATCCGCGATCGCAGTGCCAATCGGATTATCTGGAATGCGGTCATGACGAAAGCGTTGGCGATCGCCCTCAACCCCCTCACCGTGGTGGACGTGCTCAGTGGGGCGGCGATCGACGTCGCCACGATCCTGACCTTGTCGCGACTCTACGGCATTCCCATGACCCAAACCGGGGCGGTCGATCTGCTGCAAAAAATCGCGATCGGCATGGGCGGGATCGGCGCCAGCGAACTGCTCGCCACCTTGGGACTGTCTTCGCTCAAAGGATTGTTGGGGGCGGCGACTGTGGGAACGGGAGGGGCGGCCCTGGTGCCTTATCTGTCCGTGGCGCTCACTCAGGGCAGCGTGGCGGGTTTTTCTTCCTATGGCATTGGCCAGGTCACTAAAGCGTACCTGGCCAATGGGGCCTCTTGGGGCAATGACGGCCCGAAAGCGGTCGTCAGTCGAATTATTGCCTCCTTGGACGAAACCTCGATTATGGGTCGCATCAAGGAGGAGTTGCGAGAGAAATTATCAGCTCGCCGGGGCTGA